The Glycine max cultivar Williams 82 chromosome 12, Glycine_max_v4.0, whole genome shotgun sequence genome window below encodes:
- the LOC100801173 gene encoding thaumatin-like protein 1, translating into MGLLASSCFILIALLLLTPKGVMGATFTFFNKCDYTVWPGILANAGSPPLDSTGFELPKDTSRAFQAPTGWSGRFWGRTGCTFDGSGAGSCLTGDCGSGQVECNGAGAAPPATLAEFTLGTGGQDFYDVSLVDGYNLPMIVEGTGGSGLCASTGCTSDLNQQCPAELRASEGSACKSACEAFGSPEYCCSGAYGSPATCRPSIYSEMFKAACPRSYSYAYDDATSTFTCSGADYTVTFCPSSPSQKSSRDTTTNPMTSTTTSPGSGTVTGTGTGTGSEGAVVYTGADNGVAYNTVTDSGSSSGSGGETMLADGSYLAGLAMGDSPERTVSIAFVYSASFLLILFLL; encoded by the exons ATGGGTCTCTTAGCATCCTCATGCTTCATTCTCATTGCTCTCCTACTCCTCACTCCCAAAG gTGTTATGGGTGCCACCTTCACATTCTTTAACAAATGCGACTACACAGTGTGGCCTGGGATTCTCGCAAATGCCGGTAGCCCACCACTCGACAGCACCGGTTTTGAGCTCCCCAAGGACACTTCTCGCGCCTTCCAAGCTCCCACCGGCTGGTCCGGTCGTTTCTGGGGCCGAACCGGTTGCACCTTCGACGGATCCGGCGCCGGCTCATGCCTCACCGGCGACTGCGGCTCCGGCCAAGTCGAATGCAACGGCGCCGGAGCCGCCCCGCCGGCAACCCTGGCGGAGTTCACGCTCGGCACCGGAGGTCAAGACTTCTACGACGTGAGCCTCGTTGATGGCTACAATCTTCCCATGATCGTGGAAGGCACTGGTGGGTCGGGTCTTTGCGCCTCCACGGGTTGTACCTCGGATCTGAACCAGCAATGTCCTGCGGAGCTGAGAGCCTCGGAGGGAAGCGCGTGCAAGAGCGCGTGTGAGGCTTTTGGTAGCCCTGAGTACTGCTGCAGCGGCGCGTATGGCTCACCCGCCACTTGCAGGCCGTCCATTTACTCGGAGATGTTCAAGGCTGCTTGCCCTAGGTCTTATAGCTACGCATACGATGATGCTACGAGTACGTTTACGTGTTCCGGCGCCGATTATACCGTTACCTTCTGTCCATCCTCTCCAAG TCAGAAATCTTCACGAGATACCACTACCAACCCCATGacctcaacaacaacatcacCAGGGTCAGGGACAGTGACAGGAACCGGAACCGGAACAGGATCCGAAGGGGCAGTGGTATACACGGGTGCGGACAACGGCGTTGCGTATAATACAGTTACGGATTCCGGGTCAAGTTCAGGATCCGGAGGAGAAACAATGCTCGCAGATGGGTCATATTTAGCTGGTTTAGCCATGGGAGACTCCCCTGAAAGAACAGTTTCCATCGCGTTTGTTTACTCTGCTAGCTTTTTGCTTATTCTCTTCCTGCTTTAG